In Salvia hispanica cultivar TCC Black 2014 unplaced genomic scaffold, UniMelb_Shisp_WGS_1.0 HiC_scaffold_86, whole genome shotgun sequence, one genomic interval encodes:
- the LOC125200241 gene encoding probable serine incorporator, with amino-acid sequence MDGHGRSVDPATIGTSTRGNGGSHGEELPGLGQKDIKCSARKKKSLRARYAYGVVFLLTNIIAWLFRDYGERILPMLPYSRACGAEERECYHTMGVLRVSLGCFIFFFIMFLTTCNISKLYQVRAAWHSGWWGLKSVMLLISFVIPFFIPTDYIQIYGEFARVGAGIFLILQLISVIEFITWWNNYWMPDDNNNNKSSNCSIGLFMSTVFYIASACGIAVMYVLYASKMSCTLNIFFITWTGVLLIVMMAISLHSRVNRGLLSSGIMASYIVFLCWSAIRSEPATEKCSHDRESGHHIGWSTIVGFVIALFAIVIATFSTGIDSQSFQFRKDEVEREEDDLPYGYGFFHLVFSLGAMYFAMLFISWNLGSLTRKWSIDVGWASTWVKIVNEWFAATIYMWKLIFPTLRETKVMNHEEETTEQV; translated from the exons ATGGACGGGCATGGCCGGAGTGTTGACCCTGCAACGATAGGGACTTCAACGAGGGGGAATGGAGGCTCTCATGGCGAAGAACTGCCCGGTTTGGGGCAAAAGGATATTAAGTGCTCTGCCCGGAAGAAGAAGTCTTTGAGGGCTCGATATGCTTATGGTGTCGTTTTTCTGTTGACGAATATAATAGCTTGGCTCTTCAGAGATTATGGTGAAAGGATCTTGCCTATGCTGCCTT ATTCAAGAGCTTGCGGGGCTGAGGAGAGAGAATGCTATCATACAATGGGAGTGCTTCGCGTCAGCTTAGGATGCTTT ATATTCTTCTTTATAATGTTTCTAACGACATGTAATATCAGCAAACTGTATCAAGTACGAGCAGCGTGGCATTCTGGATGGTGGGGTTTGAAGTCTGTCATGTTGCTTATCTCCTTCGTGATTCCCTTCTTCATTCCCACGGACTATATTCAAATATACG GTGAATTCGCTCGTGTTGGTGCAGG gatttttttaattcttcaGCTCATTAGTGTGATTGAATTTATCACATGGTGGAACAACTATTGGATGCCAGAtgacaacaacaacaacaaatctaG CAACTGTTCCATTGGGCTATTCATGTCAACGGTGTTTTACATCGCTTCTGCCTGTGGAATCGCAGTGATGTACGTGCTTTACGCCTCAAAGATGTCATGCACCCTTAACATATTCTTCATCACATGGACCGGAGTTCTGCTTATTGTGATGATGGCCATATCGTTGCATTCAAGG GTGAACAGAGGGCTGCTGTCATCGGGGATTATGGCTTCTTACATTGTTTTCCTCTGTTGGAGTGCTATCAGAAG TGAGCCTGCTACTGAGAAATGCAGCCATGACAGAGAAAGTGGACATCATATTGGTTGGTCTACTATAGTT GGATTTGTGATTGCTCTATTTGCAATTGTAATCGCCACATTCTCAACAGGGATCGACTCACAGTCATTCCAG TTTCGTAAAGATGAAGTTGAGCGGGAAGAAGATGATCTTCCATACGGATATGGGTTCTTCCACCTCGTGTTCTCACTGGGGGCGATGTATTTCGCAATGCTATTCATCAGTTGGAATTTGGGGAGTTTGACAAGAAA ATGGAGTATTGATGTGGGGTGGGCTAGTACATGGGTGAAGATTGTGAATGAATGGTTTGCAGCCACAATATACA TGTGGAAGTTGATATTTCCAACATTGAGGGAAACCAAAGTAATGAACCATGAAGAGGAGACCACAGAGCAAGTGTAG